One genomic region from Pseudomonas hormoni encodes:
- a CDS encoding haloacid dehalogenase type II codes for MTLTNTPRPEWLTFDCYGTLIQWDEGLKAVAAQILRDKGDHAVDVDRLIEVYDRHEHRLEQTPPHRSFRQLSTLGLQMALEELGLASSAEDSQRLAAAIPKMPPFPEVIGTLARLKAMGFKLCIVSNTDDDIIAGNVAQLGGHIDRVITAQQAGAYKPNPRLFDYAHEQLGVTRDQVMHICASPTLDHTAARDMHFRCVWIDRGTGRQLLPDYQPDAILSTLDQVVPLFESLGW; via the coding sequence ATGACACTCACAAATACCCCACGTCCCGAGTGGCTGACCTTCGATTGCTACGGAACGCTGATTCAATGGGATGAAGGTTTGAAAGCCGTGGCCGCGCAGATCCTGCGGGACAAGGGGGATCACGCCGTCGATGTCGATCGCCTGATCGAGGTGTACGACCGGCACGAACACCGGCTGGAGCAGACACCGCCGCATCGTTCGTTCCGTCAGTTGAGCACCCTAGGGTTGCAAATGGCGCTGGAGGAGTTGGGGTTGGCGAGCTCGGCCGAAGACAGTCAACGGCTGGCGGCGGCTATCCCGAAGATGCCGCCGTTTCCCGAGGTGATCGGCACGCTCGCCCGACTCAAGGCGATGGGCTTCAAGTTGTGCATTGTGTCCAACACCGATGACGACATCATCGCCGGCAACGTGGCGCAACTCGGTGGGCACATCGATCGGGTCATCACCGCCCAACAGGCCGGCGCCTACAAGCCGAATCCGCGGCTGTTCGACTACGCTCACGAGCAGCTTGGCGTCACTCGTGATCAGGTGATGCATATCTGTGCGAGCCCGACGCTGGATCACACCGCCGCGCGCGATATGCATTTTCGCTGCGTGTGGATCGACCGCGGCACTGGTCGTCAATTGCTGCCCGACTATCAACCCGATGCGATATTGAGCACGCTGGACCAAGTCGTGCCCTTGTTCGAATCCCTTGGCTGGTAA
- the dusA gene encoding tRNA dihydrouridine(20/20a) synthase DusA → MPPITATPAPLSRRFSVAPMMDWTDRHCRFFLRLLSKHALLYTEMVTTGALLNGDHDRFLRHNEAEHPLALQLGGSVPLDLAACARMAQEHGYDEVNLNVGCPSDRVQNNMIGAVLMGHPQLVADCVKAMRDAVSIPVTVKHRIGINGRDSYEELCDFVGTVRDAGCTSFTVHARIAILEGLSPKENRDIPPLRYDVAAQLKKDFPELEIILNGGIKTLEACHEHLQTFDGVMLGREAYHNPYVMAEVDQQLFGSTAPVISRAEALAQLRPYIAAHIEAGGSMHHITRHVLGLGTGFPGARKFRQLLSVDIHKAKEPLVLLDQAAELLEGR, encoded by the coding sequence ATGCCCCCAATCACCGCCACACCCGCCCCACTCTCCCGCCGCTTCTCCGTCGCCCCGATGATGGACTGGACAGACCGCCACTGCCGTTTCTTCCTGCGCCTGCTCTCCAAGCACGCCCTCCTCTACACCGAAATGGTCACCACCGGCGCACTCCTGAACGGCGATCACGACCGTTTCCTCCGCCACAACGAAGCCGAACACCCACTCGCCCTGCAACTCGGCGGCAGCGTCCCTCTGGACCTGGCCGCTTGCGCACGCATGGCGCAGGAGCACGGTTACGACGAGGTGAATCTGAATGTCGGCTGCCCGAGTGATCGGGTGCAGAACAATATGATCGGCGCGGTGCTGATGGGGCATCCGCAGTTGGTGGCTGATTGTGTGAAGGCGATGCGCGATGCGGTGTCGATTCCGGTGACGGTGAAGCATCGGATCGGGATCAACGGGCGGGACAGTTACGAGGAGTTGTGTGATTTCGTCGGCACGGTTCGCGATGCCGGTTGCACGAGTTTTACCGTGCATGCGCGGATCGCGATTCTGGAGGGGTTGTCGCCGAAGGAGAACCGCGACATTCCACCTTTGCGCTATGACGTGGCGGCGCAGTTGAAGAAGGATTTTCCGGAGCTGGAGATCATTCTCAACGGCGGGATCAAGACGCTGGAGGCCTGTCACGAGCATTTGCAGACGTTCGACGGCGTGATGCTCGGCCGTGAGGCGTATCACAATCCTTATGTAATGGCCGAGGTGGATCAGCAACTGTTCGGCAGCACGGCACCGGTTATTTCTCGAGCCGAGGCGCTGGCGCAATTGCGGCCTTATATAGCGGCACATATTGAAGCGGGTGGTTCCATGCACCACATCACCCGGCATGTGCTGGGGCTGGGCACCGGGTTTCCGGGGGCACGCAAGTTTCGGCAGTTGTTGTCGGTTGATATTCATAAGGCTAAAGAGCCTTTGGTGTTGCTGGATCAGGCGGCAGAGTTGCTTGAAGGACGCTAA
- a CDS encoding LysR substrate-binding domain-containing protein has translation MLDLELLKTFVCVVDEGSFTRAAERVHRTQSTVSQQVRKLEELVGHALLLRDRTGQNISVTEHGEMLIHYARRLLALSSEAVEALASDLDLEILRIGVPEDFDARRMAVILAGFNRSRPEARLETVSGMSTDLKQKLATGAIDIALVKREPDSGPCWAAWPEALVWVKGAGVDSAQGVLPLALFPQGCIYRQRAIRLLDVAQRPWRVAFGSHSLTGIQAAVASGLGLSVLPVSAVLPEHTVCTDLPDLPPTELALISREGALTGLQRGLVEFLREELGQA, from the coding sequence ATGCTCGATCTCGAACTGCTCAAGACCTTCGTCTGCGTGGTGGACGAAGGCAGCTTCACTCGCGCTGCCGAACGCGTACACCGCACCCAGTCCACCGTGAGCCAACAGGTTCGCAAACTGGAAGAACTGGTCGGCCATGCGCTGCTTCTTCGCGACCGCACCGGGCAGAACATCAGCGTCACCGAGCACGGCGAGATGCTGATTCACTACGCCCGGCGCCTGCTGGCCCTGTCTTCGGAGGCGGTGGAAGCCCTCGCCAGTGATCTCGACCTGGAGATCCTGCGCATCGGCGTACCGGAGGATTTTGATGCACGGCGTATGGCCGTGATCCTCGCGGGCTTCAATCGCAGCCGACCTGAAGCGCGACTGGAAACCGTCAGTGGCATGAGCACCGATCTAAAGCAGAAGCTCGCGACGGGCGCCATCGACATTGCACTGGTCAAGCGTGAACCGGACAGCGGCCCCTGCTGGGCGGCGTGGCCGGAAGCGCTGGTGTGGGTCAAAGGTGCGGGGGTCGACTCGGCCCAGGGCGTTTTGCCATTGGCGCTGTTTCCACAGGGCTGCATTTACCGGCAACGGGCGATCCGCTTGCTGGATGTGGCTCAGCGGCCGTGGCGGGTTGCGTTTGGCAGCCACAGCCTGACGGGGATTCAGGCGGCGGTGGCGTCCGGACTGGGTTTGTCGGTGCTGCCCGTTTCGGCGGTGTTGCCAGAACATACTGTGTGCACTGATCTGCCGGACCTGCCGCCGACAGAGTTGGCGTTGATCAGCCGGGAAGGCGCGCTGACTGGATTGCAGCGAGGGCTGGTGGAGTTTTTGCGGGAGGAGCTGGGCCAGGCTTGA
- a CDS encoding transporter substrate-binding domain-containing protein translates to MKTVKHTLMLGGLLAFSFTAQAEPSHLDNVIQQGQLRVCTTGDYKPYTFKAEDGEYSGIDIAMARSLADSLGVKVEWVQTTWKTLMPDMLAGKCDIGMGGISVTLERQKKAFFSTTLDVDGKVPLVRCEDQALYQTVEQINQPSVRLVEPAGGTNEAFVHAFLPKAQLSLHDNVTIFQELLDKKADVMITDASEALYQQKLKPGLCAVNPGQFMQYGEKAYLLPRDDMTWKLYVDQWLHLAKVTGKYQKVLGEWIATPETK, encoded by the coding sequence ATGAAAACTGTAAAACACACATTGATGCTTGGCGGGCTGCTTGCCTTCTCGTTTACCGCTCAGGCAGAGCCTTCGCATCTGGACAACGTCATCCAGCAAGGCCAATTGCGCGTATGCACCACGGGTGATTACAAGCCCTACACATTCAAAGCCGAGGATGGCGAATACTCGGGAATCGACATCGCCATGGCCCGCTCGCTGGCTGACAGCCTGGGCGTCAAGGTCGAGTGGGTGCAGACCACCTGGAAAACCCTGATGCCCGACATGCTGGCGGGCAAATGCGACATCGGCATGGGCGGGATCTCGGTCACGCTTGAGCGGCAGAAAAAGGCCTTCTTCAGCACCACGCTGGATGTCGACGGTAAAGTCCCGTTGGTGCGCTGCGAGGATCAGGCGCTGTACCAGACTGTCGAGCAGATCAACCAGCCTTCGGTTCGGTTGGTCGAACCGGCTGGTGGGACCAATGAAGCCTTTGTTCACGCCTTCCTGCCCAAGGCGCAGTTGAGCCTTCATGACAACGTGACCATCTTTCAGGAGCTGCTGGACAAGAAGGCAGACGTGATGATTACGGATGCGTCGGAAGCGTTGTATCAGCAGAAACTCAAGCCCGGATTGTGCGCGGTGAATCCGGGTCAGTTCATGCAGTATGGGGAGAAGGCGTATTTGCTGCCGCGTGATGATATGACGTGGAAGTTGTATGTGGATCAGTGGTTGCATCTGGCTAAGGTGACGGGGAAATACCAGAAGGTCTTGGGTGAGTGGATAGCTACGCCCGAGACCAAATAG
- a CDS encoding L,D-transpeptidase family protein, with protein MVLLTRLFVISRVFFMGFLISGTAFAETSPIESTIAPSSVIEAAAEDNVGQAIQASLEPLKTAFPPLLTSPLHRRVDVSRLVMDFYTHRAYRAAWTNDSDVTQLIASLSATDADGLNPTDFHIDEMIRSQATMQTTPVTPEQRAAFDLATTHTFITALLQLRRGKVDPSRLDIHWNFDANGVDPRDDVNAFFAALDQHDVAKAFALAPPQEAVYGGLRQALAQLRGIRDRGGWPKVVVDHSLKPGMDEPAVAQLRARMVAAGFLDPRLVHGTKYDGAVTAAVKKYQNEQYLGADGMAGATTLAALNVPVDARIDQVRVNMERARWLLYKLQGTFVIVDIAGYKVAMYRDGQPIWRSRVQVGKTARNTPIFQAQITYITFNPTWTVPPTILKEDVLPKIQSNPGYLAANRIRVIDREGNELDPAGVDWTNPRGISLRQDAGPESSLGQVVIRFPNDYAIYLHDTPHRELFAKTVRATSSGCIRVENPLQLVELLFNDPVKWNSAGIQKQLANGKTENIRLPVKVPVLLAYWTVDLGSDGRVAFKPDVYGYDEPVLRALNRPAQMPVLNLHAATASVGPRQ; from the coding sequence ATGGTGCTTTTAACAAGGTTATTCGTCATAAGCCGCGTATTTTTTATGGGCTTTCTGATCAGCGGCACGGCGTTTGCGGAAACTTCGCCGATTGAGTCGACAATTGCGCCTAGCTCCGTTATCGAAGCCGCAGCGGAAGACAACGTCGGTCAGGCGATTCAGGCTTCGCTTGAGCCGCTGAAAACGGCGTTTCCGCCGTTGCTGACCTCGCCTCTTCATCGGCGGGTGGATGTCAGCCGTCTGGTCATGGATTTTTATACGCACCGCGCTTATCGCGCGGCGTGGACGAATGACAGCGACGTCACACAATTGATCGCCAGCTTGAGCGCGACTGACGCCGATGGCTTGAACCCGACGGATTTTCATATTGATGAGATGATCCGATCCCAGGCGACGATGCAGACCACGCCGGTGACGCCCGAGCAACGGGCGGCCTTTGATCTGGCGACGACGCATACCTTTATTACGGCGCTGCTGCAGTTGCGGCGGGGCAAGGTCGATCCTTCCCGGCTCGACATTCATTGGAATTTTGACGCGAATGGCGTCGATCCGCGCGACGACGTCAATGCGTTCTTCGCTGCGCTCGACCAACACGATGTAGCGAAGGCCTTTGCCCTGGCTCCGCCGCAAGAAGCGGTGTACGGAGGGTTGCGTCAGGCGCTGGCGCAATTGCGCGGTATTCGCGATCGGGGCGGCTGGCCGAAGGTGGTTGTAGACCATTCGCTCAAGCCCGGCATGGACGAACCGGCTGTCGCGCAGTTGCGCGCGAGGATGGTCGCGGCAGGTTTTCTCGATCCGCGATTGGTCCACGGTACGAAGTACGACGGCGCCGTCACCGCAGCGGTGAAAAAGTATCAGAACGAGCAATACCTCGGTGCGGATGGCATGGCGGGGGCGACCACGCTGGCGGCGTTGAATGTGCCCGTTGACGCACGCATTGACCAGGTGCGAGTGAACATGGAGCGGGCGCGTTGGCTGCTTTATAAGCTTCAAGGTACGTTCGTTATTGTTGATATTGCCGGCTACAAAGTGGCGATGTACCGCGATGGTCAGCCGATCTGGCGCTCCCGGGTGCAGGTCGGTAAAACGGCGCGCAATACACCGATCTTTCAGGCACAGATTACCTACATCACGTTTAATCCGACCTGGACGGTGCCGCCGACGATCCTCAAGGAAGACGTGCTGCCGAAGATTCAGAGCAATCCCGGCTACCTGGCCGCCAACCGTATTCGCGTGATTGACCGCGAAGGCAACGAGCTGGATCCTGCGGGCGTCGACTGGACCAACCCGCGTGGCATCAGCTTGCGCCAGGACGCCGGGCCCGAGAGTTCGCTGGGCCAGGTGGTGATCCGCTTCCCCAACGATTACGCGATTTATCTTCACGACACGCCGCATCGCGAGTTGTTTGCCAAGACTGTCCGCGCAACCAGTTCGGGCTGCATCCGGGTAGAGAACCCGCTGCAACTGGTGGAGTTGTTGTTCAACGACCCGGTTAAATGGAACAGCGCCGGTATTCAGAAACAGTTGGCCAATGGCAAGACCGAAAACATTCGGCTGCCGGTGAAAGTGCCGGTGTTGTTGGCCTATTGGACAGTCGATCTGGGCAGCGACGGGCGCGTGGCATTCAAACCGGATGTGTACGGCTACGATGAACCTGTGTTGCGGGCGTTGAATCGACCTGCGCAAATGCCGGTGTTGAATCTACATGCGGCGACGGCCTCGGTGGGGCCAAGGCAGTAA
- a CDS encoding PAS domain-containing sensor histidine kinase, which yields MSTDQLDPQTLFEEAPCGLVVTKEDGTILRSNQTFSHGIGFTQSELCGKRFQDLLTMGGRIFHQTHWAPLMRMQGSVAEVKLDLVHQDKRIVTMLLNGVRREHASGAVNELALFGTTDRDKYERELLNARKIAEGLLHEKTAAENALQRAQTELNLAYEKAQRRASFAEQMVAIVSHDLKNPLTAIKMASDILARGDRTAKETKLLGHIGQSADRAERMIADLLDFALVRVGSGIAIAPSAQDLHAFVSRSVDELRVAFPDAILLHASFGSGPAVFDADRVQQIIGNLVANSVAYGDLKQAITITSRLEEDKAVVSVQNHGPVIPEALMAVLFQPMTRGAETDSDVRSVGLGLFIVREIAQAHGGDVSVSSSLESGTVFSVYFPLGTA from the coding sequence ATGTCGACTGATCAGTTAGACCCGCAGACATTGTTCGAAGAAGCACCCTGCGGATTGGTGGTGACGAAAGAGGATGGCACGATCCTGCGCAGCAATCAGACGTTCAGCCACGGGATCGGCTTCACTCAGTCAGAGCTGTGCGGCAAGCGTTTTCAAGACCTGTTGACCATGGGCGGACGGATTTTCCATCAAACCCACTGGGCGCCGCTGATGCGAATGCAAGGCTCGGTCGCCGAAGTAAAACTTGACCTGGTCCATCAAGACAAACGCATCGTCACCATGCTGCTCAACGGCGTCCGGCGCGAACACGCCAGCGGCGCAGTCAATGAACTGGCGCTGTTCGGCACCACCGACCGCGACAAGTACGAACGTGAACTGCTCAACGCACGAAAAATCGCCGAAGGCCTGCTGCACGAAAAAACCGCTGCCGAAAACGCTCTTCAGCGAGCCCAGACCGAACTGAACCTGGCTTACGAAAAGGCCCAGCGTCGTGCGTCCTTCGCCGAGCAAATGGTCGCCATCGTCAGCCACGACCTGAAAAACCCGCTGACCGCGATCAAAATGGCCTCCGACATCCTCGCCCGAGGCGACCGCACCGCCAAGGAAACCAAGTTACTCGGCCACATCGGTCAGTCGGCAGACCGCGCCGAGCGCATGATTGCTGACCTGCTGGACTTTGCGCTGGTCAGGGTCGGGAGTGGCATTGCTATTGCCCCTTCCGCGCAGGACTTGCATGCATTCGTTAGTCGCAGCGTCGACGAACTGCGCGTCGCGTTTCCTGACGCGATTCTGCTGCACGCGTCTTTTGGTTCCGGCCCTGCTGTTTTTGATGCTGATCGCGTGCAGCAAATCATTGGAAACCTGGTGGCCAACAGCGTGGCCTACGGGGATTTGAAACAAGCGATCACGATTACTTCCCGACTGGAAGAAGATAAAGCCGTTGTGTCGGTGCAAAACCACGGACCGGTTATTCCTGAGGCGTTGATGGCAGTGCTGTTTCAACCGATGACCCGAGGTGCCGAGACTGACAGTGATGTGCGGAGCGTGGGGCTTGGGTTGTTTATTGTTCGGGAAATCGCCCAGGCGCATGGCGGCGATGTTTCGGTGAGTTCGAGTCTGGAGAGTGGGACGGTGTTTAGTGTTTATTTTCCGCTGGGCACCGCTTAA
- the tal gene encoding transaldolase has translation MTSKLEQLKQMTTVVADTGDFEAIARVKPVDATTNPSLLLKAAAIPGYAELLNACVSDCKGDVGLASDRFGVAVGQEILKVIPGRISTEVDARLSFDTDAVLKRAHRLIELYDKAGIGRDRVLIKIASTWEGIRAAEILEKEGIQTNLTLLFSFAQAAACADAGVFLISPFVGRIYDWHKKANGNDYTGADDPGVQSVTRIYNYYKANDYKTVVMGASFRNLNQIEQLAGCDRLTISPDLIDKLAADTGKLERKLAPGHAGEARLSLNEAQFRWLSNEDAMATEKLAEGIRQFARDQEKLEALLQAKL, from the coding sequence ATGACTTCCAAGCTGGAACAACTCAAACAGATGACCACCGTGGTTGCCGACACCGGCGACTTCGAAGCAATCGCTCGCGTAAAACCGGTGGACGCTACCACCAACCCTTCCCTGCTGCTCAAAGCGGCGGCCATTCCCGGTTATGCCGAGCTGCTGAACGCTTGCGTCAGCGACTGCAAGGGTGATGTGGGCCTGGCCAGTGACCGTTTTGGCGTTGCGGTGGGGCAAGAAATTCTGAAGGTGATTCCGGGCCGTATTTCCACTGAAGTGGATGCGCGCCTCTCGTTCGACACTGACGCCGTATTGAAGCGTGCGCACCGTCTGATCGAGCTGTACGACAAGGCGGGCATTGGCCGAGACCGCGTGCTGATCAAGATCGCTTCCACCTGGGAAGGTATCCGCGCTGCCGAGATTCTGGAAAAAGAAGGCATCCAGACCAACCTGACGTTGCTGTTCTCGTTCGCGCAAGCGGCGGCGTGTGCCGATGCGGGTGTATTCCTGATTTCGCCGTTCGTGGGCCGTATCTACGACTGGCACAAGAAGGCCAACGGCAACGACTACACCGGCGCGGATGATCCGGGCGTGCAGTCGGTGACGCGCATTTACAATTACTACAAGGCCAATGACTACAAGACCGTGGTCATGGGCGCGAGCTTCCGTAATCTGAATCAGATCGAGCAGTTGGCCGGTTGCGACCGTTTGACCATCAGCCCTGACTTGATCGATAAGCTGGCGGCGGACACAGGCAAACTTGAGCGTAAACTTGCTCCGGGTCATGCCGGTGAGGCGCGCTTGAGCCTGAACGAAGCGCAGTTCCGTTGGTTGTCGAACGAAGACGCGATGGCGACCGAGAAACTGGCTGAGGGGATTCGTCAGTTTGCTCGGGATCAGGAGAAGCTTGAGGCGCTGTTGCAGGCCAAGCTGTGA
- a CDS encoding murein L,D-transpeptidase catalytic domain family protein, producing MAPLRIGYLLPALLLTAMSVPLAYADSLAAALIKAAPKANANVINLAVRASQCSIAQGAAPVQRLAVIDYSLPSTEQRLWVFDLKKRKLLFHELVAHGRNSGENMAVNFSNQNESFATSLGLYRTQQSYVGQNGYSLRMEGLEPGFNDNAFDRAIVIHGAPYVSPVLARANGRIGRSLGCPAVRPAIAHKLIDSMKGGQLLFSYYPDQRWLKKSSYINCGSGTVATASKSTTNR from the coding sequence ATGGCGCCACTACGTATTGGCTATCTGCTGCCGGCCCTGCTATTGACTGCAATGTCCGTACCGTTAGCCTACGCCGATTCACTCGCGGCCGCCCTCATCAAAGCGGCCCCGAAAGCCAACGCCAACGTCATTAACCTCGCCGTTCGCGCCTCGCAATGCAGCATCGCTCAAGGTGCTGCTCCTGTCCAAAGACTTGCGGTGATTGATTATTCCCTGCCTTCGACCGAACAGCGCCTGTGGGTGTTCGATTTAAAGAAACGCAAGTTGCTGTTTCATGAACTGGTCGCCCATGGTCGCAACAGCGGCGAAAACATGGCCGTGAATTTCTCCAATCAGAATGAAAGCTTTGCCACCAGCCTAGGCTTGTATCGCACGCAACAGAGCTATGTCGGGCAGAACGGTTATTCGCTGCGCATGGAAGGCCTGGAGCCGGGCTTCAACGACAATGCGTTCGACCGGGCAATCGTGATTCATGGCGCGCCTTACGTCAGCCCGGTGCTGGCGCGGGCCAATGGCCGAATCGGCAGAAGCCTGGGCTGCCCGGCTGTACGGCCGGCGATTGCGCACAAGCTGATTGATTCGATGAAAGGCGGGCAGTTATTGTTTTCGTACTACCCGGATCAGCGCTGGTTGAAGAAATCTTCGTATATCAATTGTGGTAGCGGGACCGTGGCGACGGCATCGAAATCCACAACCAACCGTTGA
- a CDS encoding aldolase — protein MAHILAGGSRSARYIDLNLDSPVVITARTELAACFQLAALHGLEEGICNHFSAMVPGRDDLFFVNPYGCAFAEVTADNLLVCDFHGNVVAGEGQPEATAFYIHARLHKQLPRVKVAFHTHMPHATALCLLQGPPLLWLGQTALKFYGRTAVDEDYNGLALDESEGDRIASVMGNADVLFLKNHGVIVAGPTIAEAWDDLYYLERAAQVQLMAMATQRDLKPVPPAIAQRAYEQMRLGDAESAQAHLRSAMRRLSKG, from the coding sequence ATGGCACACATCCTTGCAGGCGGTTCCCGTTCCGCGCGTTACATCGACCTGAACCTGGATTCGCCGGTTGTCATCACGGCGCGCACAGAACTGGCGGCGTGCTTTCAACTGGCGGCACTGCATGGGCTGGAGGAGGGGATCTGCAACCACTTTTCCGCCATGGTGCCGGGGCGCGATGATCTGTTTTTCGTGAACCCCTACGGCTGCGCGTTTGCAGAAGTCACCGCAGACAACCTGCTGGTCTGCGACTTCCACGGCAACGTCGTGGCCGGGGAAGGCCAACCCGAGGCGACCGCGTTCTACATTCACGCCCGCCTGCACAAACAGCTGCCGAGGGTGAAAGTGGCGTTCCACACGCACATGCCCCACGCCACGGCGCTGTGCTTGCTGCAAGGCCCGCCGTTATTGTGGCTGGGGCAAACAGCGTTGAAATTCTACGGGCGTACGGCGGTGGACGAAGACTACAACGGCCTGGCCCTCGATGAGTCCGAAGGTGACCGGATTGCCAGCGTCATGGGCAATGCCGACGTCCTGTTTTTGAAAAATCACGGCGTGATTGTCGCAGGGCCGACCATCGCCGAAGCCTGGGACGATCTGTATTACCTGGAACGCGCCGCTCAGGTGCAATTGATGGCGATGGCGACCCAGCGCGATCTCAAGCCGGTGCCCCCCGCCATTGCGCAACGTGCCTACGAACAAATGCGCCTGGGAGATGCCGAGAGTGCTCAAGCACATTTGCGCAGTGCAATGCGACGCCTGTCCAAAGGATAA
- a CDS encoding alpha/beta fold hydrolase → MDLQHRNNVKVMGEGPVTLVFSHGFGCDQTMWRYLVNDFTGRFKVVLYDLVGAGQSDLGAYDRDKYNSLNGYAQDLGEIVDQFASGPVILVGHSVSAMIGALADRQSPGKIAAHVMIGPSPCYIDSDDYVGGFKLEDIHSLLDTLDSNYLGWSSTMAPVIMGAPGQPALGEELTNSFCRTEPEIAKQFARVTFLSDNRQDVAGLTTPTLILQSTDDLIAPMAVGEYLHAVLPNSTLCVVDNVGHCPHMSAPGACSDAMASFLSPWVGAHVD, encoded by the coding sequence ATGGACCTCCAACATCGCAACAACGTCAAAGTGATGGGCGAGGGTCCGGTAACGCTGGTCTTCTCCCACGGCTTTGGCTGCGATCAGACCATGTGGCGTTATCTCGTCAATGACTTCACGGGTCGTTTCAAGGTCGTGCTGTATGACCTGGTCGGTGCGGGCCAGTCGGATCTTGGCGCGTACGACCGGGACAAATACAACTCGCTGAACGGTTACGCCCAGGACTTGGGTGAAATCGTCGATCAGTTCGCCAGCGGCCCGGTGATTCTTGTGGGCCACTCCGTCAGTGCCATGATCGGTGCACTTGCGGATCGCCAGTCTCCCGGAAAAATCGCCGCCCACGTGATGATTGGTCCGTCGCCCTGCTACATCGATTCCGACGACTACGTGGGTGGTTTCAAACTCGAAGACATCCATTCGTTGCTCGACACCCTCGACAGCAACTACCTCGGTTGGTCCAGCACGATGGCCCCGGTCATCATGGGCGCGCCCGGTCAACCGGCGCTGGGCGAAGAGCTCACCAACAGTTTCTGCCGCACCGAACCCGAGATCGCCAAGCAATTTGCGCGCGTAACGTTCCTGTCGGACAACCGCCAGGACGTTGCCGGCCTGACCACGCCAACGCTGATCCTGCAATCCACTGACGACCTCATCGCCCCGATGGCCGTGGGTGAATACCTGCACGCCGTACTTCCCAACAGCACGCTGTGCGTGGTCGACAACGTCGGCCACTGTCCGCACATGAGCGCGCCCGGCGCCTGCTCCGACGCCATGGCCAGCTTCCTGTCGCCGTGGGTAGGCGCGCATGTCGACTGA
- a CDS encoding short-chain dehydrogenase has protein sequence MNEYMALTSNADDLPSLYVNTTQPLHSLLSTARYRIGAVTQILENLAMRGDITTDSVILSDFAMLCCIPLRDGCDVLDVVARRMDAEHS, from the coding sequence ATGAACGAATATATGGCCTTAACCAGCAACGCCGACGACCTTCCCTCGCTGTATGTAAACACCACCCAACCGCTGCACTCACTGCTTAGCACCGCACGCTACCGAATTGGCGCGGTAACGCAGATCCTGGAAAACCTCGCGATGCGCGGCGATATCACCACGGACTCGGTGATTCTCAGCGACTTCGCAATGCTTTGCTGCATACCCTTGCGCGATGGCTGTGATGTTCTAGATGTCGTTGCGCGACGTATGGATGCTGAACACTCCTGA
- a CDS encoding DUF2628 domain-containing protein, whose translation MSNTDELQTDNASPKWKERFAFFNQNGSPKSPNFSSALKQLPTRKRMLININFIAIFFGPIYLFVLGLWKKNLALIAIIVGITFGLTFTFAILGYEMPKALGSGLNVVFALMYGLSANYAYYLKQVKGSQGWNPFEGLKIV comes from the coding sequence ATGAGCAACACGGATGAATTGCAAACCGACAATGCCAGCCCAAAATGGAAAGAGCGTTTCGCTTTTTTCAATCAGAACGGCAGCCCCAAAAGCCCCAACTTCAGTTCGGCGCTCAAGCAACTACCGACCCGAAAGCGCATGCTGATCAATATAAACTTCATCGCTATTTTCTTCGGGCCGATTTATCTTTTCGTGCTCGGTCTGTGGAAAAAGAACCTGGCACTCATAGCGATCATCGTTGGCATCACCTTCGGCCTGACGTTCACCTTTGCAATCCTCGGCTATGAAATGCCCAAAGCCTTAGGCAGCGGCCTGAACGTCGTCTTTGCGCTTATGTATGGGTTGAGCGCCAACTATGCCTACTACCTGAAACAGGTAAAAGGTTCGCAAGGCTGGAACCCTTTCGAAGGGTTGAAGATCGTCTAA